Part of the Enterobacter pseudoroggenkampii genome, AGCGCGCGGCGGCTTCGTCAATCACCTGACGCTCAGCGGCGCTGAGCAGCGCGGCGTCGGCAGCGAGCGCGCCGGTCAGGCTTTCCAGCACGCGGGCGGCTTCAACTTTCTGCTCCGCCAGCATACGCGCCTTCACATCCTGCTCGGCGTAGCTCATTGAGTCCTGAATCATAGAGGCGATTTCGCCATCGGTCAGGCCGTAGGACGGCTTCACCTGGATGGACGATTCCACGCCGGTGGATTTTTCCATCGCCGTGACGCTCAGCAGGCCGTCCGCATCCACCTGGAAGGTGACGCGAATATGCGCCCCGCCTGCAGGCAGCGCCGGGATACCGCGCAGCGCAAAGCGCGCCAGAGAGCGGCAGTCCTGCACCAGCTCGCGTTCGCCCTGCATTACGTGGATGGACATCGCGGTCTGGCCGTCTTTGAAGGTGGTGAACTCCTGCGCGCGCGCCACCGGAATGGTGGTGTTACGCGGGATCACTTTCTCCACCAGGCCGCCCATGGTTTCTAACCCCAGCGACAGCGGGATGACGTCCAGCAGCAGCATTTCGCTGTCCGGCTTGTTGCCGACCAGAATATCGGCCTGGATTGCGGCGCCCACGGCAACCACTTTGTCCGGGTCGATGGAAGTCAGCGGCGTGCGGCCAAAGAATTCGCCCACGCGCTCGCGCACCAGCGGCACGCGGGTCGAACCGCCCACCATGACCACTTCCAGCACCTCGTTCGCCTCAACGCCCGCATCTTTCAATGCGCGACGGCAGGCCAGCAGGGTGCGTTTCACCAGCGGGGCGATCAGATCGCTGAACTGGTCGCGGGTGATGTCACCCTGCCAGCCCGCAACGTTTACGGTAACCGTCTGCGCATCGCTCAGGGCGATTTTGGCGTCAATAGCCGCATCCAGCAGCTCGCGCTGTACGCGCGCATCGCTGCGATCGCTGATGCCCGCCTGCTCGCGAATGTAGTCCGCCAGCAGATGGTCGAAGTCATCGCCACCCAGCGCGGAATCCCCGCCGGTCGCCAGCACTTCAAATACCCCACGGCTCAGGCGCAGGATTGAAATATCAAAGGTACCGCCGCCGAGATCGTAAACCGCAATGACCCCTTCCTGACCGGAGTCGAGGCCGTAGGCAATCGCCGCCGCCGTCGGTTCGTTCAGCAGACGCAGCACGTGCAGGCCCGCCAGACGCGCGGCGTCTTTGGTGCCCTGACGCTGTGCATCGTCAAAGTAGGCAGGAACGGTGATCACCACGCCGTCCAGATCGCCACCGAGCGTTGCCGTAGCGCGCTCAGCCAGCGCTTTGAGGATGTCAGCAGAAACACGAATCGGGTTCAGCAGACCGGCCGCGGTCGCGATCATCGGCAGGCCGTTTTCACTGGCCTGCAGCTGATACGGCAGATGCGGGTAGCGGGTCTGAATATCGGCCAGCGAGCGGCCCATCATGCGCTTGACGGAGCTGATGGTGTTGGCCGGATCGCGCGCGGCGTTGGCGCGGGCGTCATAGCCGACCGCGTGACCCTGCTGCTGGTAGTGGACCACGGAAGGCAGCAGATGGCGGCCCTGCTCGTCAGCCAGCGTTTCCGCCTGGCCGCTACGCACGGTCGCCACGAGGGAATTGGTGGTGCCCAGATCGATACCCACCGCCAGACGACGCTGGTGCGGTGCGGCACTTAAGCCAGGCTCACTAATTTGTAATAAGGCCATAATTGCTTCCGAAATTAAAAATCGAGCAGCTTTTCTTCGAGTTGTTCAGCACTGCTTCGCAGTTTATCGAGAAAACGGAGTTTGCGCACAGTATCTGCCGCCACGTCCCAGGTCTCGTTGTTCAGTTGCTCCACCATCTGCTGATGGCGGGTATCGAACATGCCCTTCACGCGCGTAATAAAGCTTTCCAGACGCGCTTCGTCTTTGGCCTGTTCAATCTCATCGAGCTCTTCGCGAAGCTCCAACTGCTCCATCAGAAACGCCGTGTCGCGCACGGTGTGCTGTTCGCTCGCCAGATCAAAACCGTGGAGCGAGAGCAGATATTCAGCGCGCGCCAGCGGATGACGCAGCGTCTGCCAGGCCTGGTTGATGGTCGCAGAGTGCGATACCGCAGCCAGCTGCTCTGCCTGAGTACCGCTCGCGAATTTGTCCGGATGGTACTGACGCTGCAGATCCTGAAAGCGGATCGTCAGCGCCTGGAGATCAATCGGGTATTGAGCGGGTAGTCCGAAGAGAGTGAAGTAATCCATAACAATCTCAGGGGTAGCCTGTTAAAACAAACCCCACGCGTAGCGGGTAACGCCACGGTGGGGTTTCGGATGACGCGCGGTTAAACGTGGAAGCTTTCGCCGCAACCACACTCGTCTTTGACGTTCGGGTTCGTGAATTTAAACCCTTCGTTCAGGCCTTCTTTAACGAAGTCCAGCTGAGTGCCGTTGAGGAATTGCAGGCTTTTGCCATCGACCACCACCTTCACGCCCTTGTCTTCAAACACGGTGTCGTCAGACGCCGGTTCATCAACAAACTCCAGTACGTAAGCCATACCAGAACAGCCGGAGGTACGTACGCCCAGTCGCAGGCCAAAGCCTTTACCACGGTTCGCCAGAAAAGAGCTTACTCGCGCGGCAGCGCTGTCGCTAAGGGTAATCGACATACTCAAACCTCAATTATTTTGCTTCACGTTTGCTTTTGTAATCCGCAATGGCGGCTTTGATCGCGTCTTCTGCCAGAATTGAGCAGTGAATTTTCACCGGTGGCAGTTCGAGTTCTTCAGCAATATCCGTGTTCTTGATTGCCTGTGCTTCGTCCAGAGACTTGCCCTTCACCCATTCGGTGACCAGGGAGCTGGACGCAATTGCAGAACCGCAGCCGTAGGTCTTGAAGCGCGCGTCTTCAATGATACCTTCATTGTTGACTTTAATCTGCAACTTCATCACGTCGCCACACGCTGGCGCACCGACCATGCCGCTACCAACAGATTCGTCGCTGTTGTCAAAAGAGCCAACGTTGCGTGGGTTTTCGTAATGATCGATGACTTTTTCGCTGTATGCCATGATTGAATTCTCCTTATGTACCGATTAGTGATGTGACCATTCAATGCTGTTCAGATCCACGCCCTGCTTGAACATTTCCCACAGTGGAGAAAGGTCGCGCAGACGGCCAATGGAGTTGCGAACCAGCTTGATGGTGTAGTCAATCTCTTCTTCGGTAGTGAAACGACCTAAAGAGAAACGGATAGAGCTGTGTGCCAGCTCGTCAGTCATACCCAGCGCGCGCAGCACGTAGGATGGCTCAAGGCTTGCAGAAGTACAGGCAGAACCGGAAGAAACGGCCAGGTCTTTCAGCGCCATGATCAGCGACTCGCCTTCAACATAGTTGAAGCTGACGTTGAGGATGTTTGGTGCGCCCTGCTCGAGATCGCCGTTCAGATACACTTCTTCCATATCTTTCACGCCGTCCCACAGACGGTTACGCAGCGTGCGCAGGCGTGCCATCTCGGTTTCCATCTCTTCTTTTGCAATGCGGTAAGCTTCGCCCATGCCCACGATCTGGTGAACAGGCAGCGTACCGGAACGCATGCCACGCTCGTGACCGCCACCGTGCATCTGTGCTTCGATGCGGATACGTGGTTTACGACGAACGTACAGCGCGCCGATCCCTTTCGGGCCATAGATTTTGTGGCCGGAGAAGGACATCAGGTCCACTTTCAGTTGGCTCAGGTCGATAGGCAGTTTGCCCACGCTCTGGGTCGCGTCCACGTGGTAGATGATACCGCGCGCGCGGCACATTTCGCCGATGGTCGCGATGTCCTGCACCACGCCGATTTCGTTGTTGACGTGCATGATGGAGACCAGAATGGTGTCATCACGCATGGCCGCTTCGAGCTCTTTCAGGTCGATGATGCCGTTGCTCTGTGGCGCCAGGTAGGTGACTTCATACCCTTCACGCTCCAGCTGACGGCAGGTGTCCAGCACGGCTTTATGTTCGGTTTTGCTGGTGATGATGTGCTTGCCTTTTTTCTGATAAAAGTTGGCTGCACCTTTGATCGCCAGGTTGTCGGATTCGGTCGCACCGGAGGTGAAAACAATCTCACGCGGGTCGGCACCCACCAGGTCAGCAATCTGATTACGGGCGATATCAACCGCCTCTTCAGCATGCCAGCCAAAACGGTGTGAACGGGAAGCTGGGTTACCAAAGTTTCCGTCCAGGGTCAGACACTGCATCATTTTCTCGGCAACACGCGGGTCCACCGGCGTGGTTGCGGAGTAATCGAGATAAATCGGTAATTTCATTGCTCTTTAAACTCCGTACATCGCTTCAATGCAAGGAATCAGGCAACCGGCTGGATGTACGACCGAGTACACGGGGCGAGTCTTCGCCCCGGCCTGATTCTGAAATACTTATCGTTTTATTACGCGCGCAGTTTGACGTCGATAGCGTCCTGCGCGCGGGTGCTGCGTTGGGAATCCTGACTGTGCTGACGGCCCGAAACATCCAGAACTTCCTGGTTATTGACCAGTTCACCCAGGGTGATGTTGTTCAGGAAGCCGGTGAGACGGTCGCTCAGATCGCGCCACAGCGCGTGGGTCAGGCACTTATCGCCGCCCTGGCAGCCGCCTTTACCCTGGCAACGGGTCGCGTCAACGGATTCGTCAACTGCGCTAATCACTTCACCAACTGCAATACTGCCCGCGTCTTTACCCAGCAGATAACCGCCGCCTGGGCCACGAACGCTGGAAACCAGTCCATTTTTACGCAGTCTGGAGAACAGCTGTTCCAGATAAGAGAGGGAGATCCCTTGTCGTTCAGAAATATCAGCCAACGGAACCGGGCCCGCTTCGGAGTTGAGCGCAACGTCCAGCATCGCGGTCACGGCATAACGCCCTTTAGATGTCAGTCTCATGTCTTACTTAACCTCAAACTCGCCCCTGCCCGGGGTTTTTTATAGTAAAATGGGGTATTGCATAGCAGGGCCAAGTCTGACATTCCTGACTAAAATGGTCAACTATTTACTTGACTGTTTTAGTCAGGTATTTAACCTTCTGTGCCTTCATAATACAGGTGCGGCCTGATGCCCTCACCCCGCCCCTCTCCCACAGGGAGAGAGAAAACAAACCGGCACTACTCTTTATTCTTCTGCTCAATCGACGCCAGAATTCCGCGCAGGATGTTCAGCTCCTGGCTTTCCGGACGCGCGCGGGTAAACATACGGCGCAACTTGTTCATTACCTGGCCCGGGTGGCCTTCACGGATAAAGCCGGTTGAGAGCAGCGTCTGCTCCAGGTGACCGTAGAAACGCTCAAGGTCGTCCACCAGCGGGTAAGCCGTCTCTTCTTTCGGCTCGACCTCTTTTTCCTGCGTTGCCAGCCACGCCATACGGACTTCATAAGCGATAACCTGCACCGCCATCGCCAGGTTCAGCGAGCTGTACTCCGGGTTTGCCGCAATCGCGACGTGATAATGGCACTTCTGCAGCTCGTCGTTGGTCAGGCCAACGCGCTCGCGGCCAAACACCAGCGCAACCGGCGCCTGTTCTGCCTCCGCGACACTTTTCAGGCCGCATTCACGCGGATCGAGCATTGGCCACGGCAGCGTGCGCGAACGCGCGCTGGTACCCACAACGAGGCTGCAGCCGGCCAGCGCTTCGTCAAGGGTATCGACGATCTGGGCATTACCGATCACGTCGCTGGCCCCGGCCGCCAGCGCGATAGCCTGCGAGTCGGGTTTCACCAGCGGGTTAACCAGCCACAGGTTCGTTAAGCCCATGGTTTTCATAGCGCGGGCAACGGAGCCCATGTTGCCGGTGTGCGATGTTTCGACCAGCACGATTCGAATGTTTTGCAGCATAATTTTTAATGTCTGAATTCAGCGTCTGAAGAATATTCGGGCATATTATCATAAACGGGAGACATAATCCGATCCCGCTGCTATACTCTGCGCCGATTTTCCTGTTCTTTAACATCCAGTGAGAGAGACCGATGCATCCGATGCTGACCATCGCCGTGCGCGCAGCGCGCAAGGCGGGTAATGTAATTGCCAAACACTACGAAACGCCAGACTCCGTAGAAACCAGCCAGAAAGGCAGCAATGATTTCGTGACGAACGTCGATAAAGCCGCAGAAGCGATTATTATCGAAACGATCCGCAAATCTTACCCACAGCACACCATCATCACCGAAGAAAGCGGTGAACATGAAGGTACCGATCAGGATGTTCAATGGGTTATCGATCCACTGGATGGCACCACCAACTTCGTCAAACGCCTGCCACACTTCTCTGTGTCTATCGCAGTACGCATTAAAGGCCGTACTGAAGTCGCCGTTGTGTACGATCCAATGCGTAACGAACTGTTCACCGCGACCCGCGGTCAGGGCGCACAGCTGAACGGCTACCGTCTGCGCTGCAGCAACGCACGCGATCTGGACGGCACCATCCTGGCGACCGGTTTCCCGTTCAAGGCAAAACAGCACGCGACCACCTATATGAATATCCTGGGCAAACTGTTCACCGAATGCGCGGACTTCCGTCGCACCGGTTCTGCTGCGCTGGATCTGGCCTATGTTGCCACCGGCCGCGTTGACGGTTACTTCGAACTCTCACTGAAGCCATGGGATTTTGCAGCGGGCGAGCTGATCGCGCGTGAAGCAGGCGCCATTGTTTGCGACTTCACCGGCGGCCATAACTATCTGTCTACCGGCAACATCGTTGCGGGTAACCCACGCGTTGTTAAAGCCATGCTGGCAAACATGCGTGATGAACTGAGCGATGCGCTGAAGCGTTAATCCCGGTAATTCCCTCTCCCTGTGGGAGAGGGAATTGAAACTAAAAAGGCCGCAATCCCCTTCCCACCGGCACCGCACTCATCCACATCGTTACCGCCGCTACCAGCAGAATCACCCCGCCCGCCAGCGCGAGCGTTGTCCAGCCAACCTGCCGCCACAGCACCGGTGTTTTATTGCCGCTGAG contains:
- the hscA gene encoding Fe-S protein assembly chaperone HscA → MALLQISEPGLSAAPHQRRLAVGIDLGTTNSLVATVRSGQAETLADEQGRHLLPSVVHYQQQGHAVGYDARANAARDPANTISSVKRMMGRSLADIQTRYPHLPYQLQASENGLPMIATAAGLLNPIRVSADILKALAERATATLGGDLDGVVITVPAYFDDAQRQGTKDAARLAGLHVLRLLNEPTAAAIAYGLDSGQEGVIAVYDLGGGTFDISILRLSRGVFEVLATGGDSALGGDDFDHLLADYIREQAGISDRSDARVQRELLDAAIDAKIALSDAQTVTVNVAGWQGDITRDQFSDLIAPLVKRTLLACRRALKDAGVEANEVLEVVMVGGSTRVPLVRERVGEFFGRTPLTSIDPDKVVAVGAAIQADILVGNKPDSEMLLLDVIPLSLGLETMGGLVEKVIPRNTTIPVARAQEFTTFKDGQTAMSIHVMQGERELVQDCRSLARFALRGIPALPAGGAHIRVTFQVDADGLLSVTAMEKSTGVESSIQVKPSYGLTDGEIASMIQDSMSYAEQDVKARMLAEQKVEAARVLESLTGALAADAALLSAAERQVIDEAAARLSVVAEGNDADAIEEAIKNVDKQTQDFAARRMDKSVRVALKGQSVDEV
- the hscB gene encoding co-chaperone HscB, with the protein product MDYFTLFGLPAQYPIDLQALTIRFQDLQRQYHPDKFASGTQAEQLAAVSHSATINQAWQTLRHPLARAEYLLSLHGFDLASEQHTVRDTAFLMEQLELREELDEIEQAKDEARLESFITRVKGMFDTRHQQMVEQLNNETWDVAADTVRKLRFLDKLRSSAEQLEEKLLDF
- the iscA gene encoding iron-sulfur cluster assembly protein IscA, with amino-acid sequence MSITLSDSAAARVSSFLANRGKGFGLRLGVRTSGCSGMAYVLEFVDEPASDDTVFEDKGVKVVVDGKSLQFLNGTQLDFVKEGLNEGFKFTNPNVKDECGCGESFHV
- the iscU gene encoding Fe-S cluster assembly scaffold IscU — protein: MAYSEKVIDHYENPRNVGSFDNSDESVGSGMVGAPACGDVMKLQIKVNNEGIIEDARFKTYGCGSAIASSSLVTEWVKGKSLDEAQAIKNTDIAEELELPPVKIHCSILAEDAIKAAIADYKSKREAK
- the iscS gene encoding cysteine desulfurase; the encoded protein is MKLPIYLDYSATTPVDPRVAEKMMQCLTLDGNFGNPASRSHRFGWHAEEAVDIARNQIADLVGADPREIVFTSGATESDNLAIKGAANFYQKKGKHIITSKTEHKAVLDTCRQLEREGYEVTYLAPQSNGIIDLKELEAAMRDDTILVSIMHVNNEIGVVQDIATIGEMCRARGIIYHVDATQSVGKLPIDLSQLKVDLMSFSGHKIYGPKGIGALYVRRKPRIRIEAQMHGGGHERGMRSGTLPVHQIVGMGEAYRIAKEEMETEMARLRTLRNRLWDGVKDMEEVYLNGDLEQGAPNILNVSFNYVEGESLIMALKDLAVSSGSACTSASLEPSYVLRALGMTDELAHSSIRFSLGRFTTEEEIDYTIKLVRNSIGRLRDLSPLWEMFKQGVDLNSIEWSHH
- the iscR gene encoding Fe-S cluster assembly transcriptional regulator IscR, coding for MRLTSKGRYAVTAMLDVALNSEAGPVPLADISERQGISLSYLEQLFSRLRKNGLVSSVRGPGGGYLLGKDAGSIAVGEVISAVDESVDATRCQGKGGCQGGDKCLTHALWRDLSDRLTGFLNNITLGELVNNQEVLDVSGRQHSQDSQRSTRAQDAIDVKLRA
- the trmJ gene encoding tRNA (cytosine(32)/uridine(32)-2'-O)-methyltransferase TrmJ; translation: MLQNIRIVLVETSHTGNMGSVARAMKTMGLTNLWLVNPLVKPDSQAIALAAGASDVIGNAQIVDTLDEALAGCSLVVGTSARSRTLPWPMLDPRECGLKSVAEAEQAPVALVFGRERVGLTNDELQKCHYHVAIAANPEYSSLNLAMAVQVIAYEVRMAWLATQEKEVEPKEETAYPLVDDLERFYGHLEQTLLSTGFIREGHPGQVMNKLRRMFTRARPESQELNILRGILASIEQKNKE
- the suhB gene encoding inositol-1-monophosphatase, coding for MHPMLTIAVRAARKAGNVIAKHYETPDSVETSQKGSNDFVTNVDKAAEAIIIETIRKSYPQHTIITEESGEHEGTDQDVQWVIDPLDGTTNFVKRLPHFSVSIAVRIKGRTEVAVVYDPMRNELFTATRGQGAQLNGYRLRCSNARDLDGTILATGFPFKAKQHATTYMNILGKLFTECADFRRTGSAALDLAYVATGRVDGYFELSLKPWDFAAGELIAREAGAIVCDFTGGHNYLSTGNIVAGNPRVVKAMLANMRDELSDALKR